A single Sphingomonas kaistensis DNA region contains:
- a CDS encoding transposase family protein, translating into MSHYNYPLNTIIEIDEAPYKYVGLPMPGRIHLMHCQTGLPYIVEDNEGFMGLLTPEGYDELLLEGRLVVRETERASIARKMASETEWTFADCDELDPKARKMLAQCEVLDDHGVPNGVKAIGLALADHWTPELREKYGEHDNPHTIKRWRTDRGFAGDRNIRDMVRMTGRVRRAPYFDDVPQEVLQKGALLNWTQQFSYTDVAVEISNELRDINAGRSSLYAKPEKPYPVPHYATVRRACRALIGAVTREARDGKAASEADWKGSGRPLTAKRALELAIIDHTPINGFFVLDLDHEMVAGKPWLTVMIDVHSEVILGHVITYLPPSYWTVGEVLKRASLPKRPPPKLIERYPILRRICGRAAEIIVDNATEFRSQALEDAAKGAGFAVRHCPIKKPRYRAIGERIFPTLQEKITKLIPGGSKPIALARKLGHDPEKEACVTVRELEALVNAAIAEYHISPHSGLQDRQPALIFEKSVAKHGIDLIHDLAGFQREIMDVVPGAQLSNTGLRLFNLRYHCIRGVPSLLEDLVAVEPRRQSTAEAVATVKVKYDPQDISVVHVWNRVKKTHTTLRCSDETYAEGMPLWFHNQLLERARDEAAAFNTEAERIAFRSRRIKAIRNISPEAKHRERLTLARLYEIPRLRQITGNLVHLHMDEPEPISLEEFIAHDLSATTMLDDEILAPRLPIDQSRKPKKKRDRRDAGQAHESQEGQMPARRTTRTRRVSGSYE; encoded by the coding sequence ATGTCGCATTACAACTATCCTTTGAACACCATCATTGAGATCGATGAAGCGCCTTACAAGTATGTGGGCTTGCCCATGCCGGGCCGCATTCATCTGATGCACTGCCAGACGGGGCTGCCCTACATTGTCGAAGACAACGAGGGCTTCATGGGGTTGTTGACGCCAGAGGGCTACGATGAGCTGCTTTTGGAAGGCCGCCTCGTCGTCCGCGAGACCGAGCGAGCATCGATCGCTCGCAAGATGGCTTCTGAGACGGAGTGGACTTTCGCTGATTGCGACGAGCTAGATCCGAAGGCTCGCAAGATGCTCGCACAATGCGAGGTCCTCGACGATCATGGCGTACCAAATGGCGTTAAGGCGATCGGGCTTGCGTTGGCCGATCATTGGACTCCTGAGCTTCGTGAGAAGTACGGCGAACATGACAATCCGCACACCATCAAGCGGTGGCGTACCGATCGTGGTTTCGCGGGAGACCGCAACATCCGCGACATGGTCCGAATGACCGGCCGGGTCCGTCGTGCTCCCTACTTCGACGATGTTCCGCAAGAAGTTCTTCAGAAGGGCGCTCTTCTAAACTGGACGCAGCAGTTCAGCTACACGGACGTGGCTGTTGAAATCAGCAACGAGCTGCGCGACATCAATGCGGGCCGCTCATCTCTCTATGCGAAGCCGGAGAAGCCCTACCCTGTTCCGCACTACGCAACGGTGCGGCGTGCCTGCCGCGCCCTGATTGGAGCCGTCACCCGCGAAGCTCGCGACGGAAAGGCCGCTAGCGAGGCCGATTGGAAGGGTTCAGGCCGCCCGCTGACCGCAAAGCGTGCCCTCGAACTGGCGATCATCGACCATACGCCCATAAATGGCTTTTTCGTTCTCGACCTCGATCACGAGATGGTGGCTGGCAAGCCATGGTTGACCGTCATGATTGACGTTCACAGCGAGGTGATCCTCGGCCACGTCATCACGTACCTCCCACCTTCCTACTGGACTGTCGGCGAGGTGCTGAAGCGGGCAAGCCTCCCTAAGCGCCCTCCGCCCAAGCTCATCGAGCGATATCCCATTCTTCGCCGTATCTGCGGCAGGGCAGCGGAAATCATCGTCGATAACGCGACTGAGTTCCGGAGCCAGGCGCTTGAGGACGCTGCTAAGGGCGCCGGTTTCGCCGTTCGCCACTGCCCCATTAAGAAGCCGCGCTACCGCGCGATTGGCGAGCGCATCTTTCCGACGCTGCAGGAGAAAATCACTAAGCTGATTCCTGGGGGATCGAAGCCCATCGCTCTTGCGCGGAAGCTCGGCCATGACCCTGAAAAGGAGGCATGCGTTACGGTGCGCGAGCTGGAAGCCTTGGTGAACGCCGCAATCGCTGAATATCACATCTCCCCTCACTCTGGCCTCCAGGACCGCCAGCCCGCGCTTATTTTCGAGAAGAGCGTAGCCAAGCATGGCATCGACCTCATCCACGATCTCGCGGGCTTCCAACGCGAGATAATGGATGTCGTACCCGGCGCACAGCTGTCCAACACCGGCTTGCGGCTCTTTAACCTGCGGTACCACTGCATTCGCGGGGTTCCGAGCTTGCTCGAGGACCTCGTTGCCGTGGAACCTCGCCGACAGTCGACTGCAGAAGCAGTCGCCACCGTGAAGGTGAAGTACGACCCTCAGGACATTTCGGTGGTCCACGTCTGGAATCGCGTCAAGAAGACTCACACCACCCTTCGCTGCTCGGATGAGACCTACGCGGAGGGAATGCCGCTCTGGTTTCACAATCAGCTTCTTGAGCGTGCGCGCGACGAGGCGGCCGCCTTTAATACAGAGGCAGAGCGAATTGCATTCCGTTCGCGGCGCATCAAGGCCATTCGCAATATCTCACCGGAAGCCAAGCACCGTGAGCGACTCACGCTCGCACGGCTCTACGAGATCCCGCGCCTCCGGCAGATAACGGGCAATCTCGTCCACCTTCACATGGACGAACCCGAGCCGATTTCCCTCGAAGAATTCATCGCTCACGACCTTTCAGCGACTACGATGCTGGACGACGAAATCTTGGCTCCTCGTCTTCCTATCGATCAATCTCGCAAGCCCAAGAAGAAGCGTGATCGTCGTGACGCAGGCCAGGCCCATGAAAGCCAAGAAGGTCAGATGCCCGCCCGTCGCACTACCCGCACCCGCCGCGTCAGCGGCAGCTATGAGTGA
- a CDS encoding biliverdin-producing heme oxygenase — translation MPDHSKDKRQMSVRFRLRDETAACHQRVDDLFSEMDLGQLATYRLFLASQAAAFIPVEKAIIDGGIGQSVPQLVDHKRGPLILDDLADLRTDVPDPLLPPAMKSEAALLGAAYVLEGSRLGGAILRKAVPAEFPSRFLSAPTTLRWSAFADILERRLVTEEQVNAAAASARDVFEMFERAAILSLQKHGASG, via the coding sequence GTGCCTGATCATTCGAAAGACAAGCGCCAGATGTCCGTGCGATTTCGGCTGCGAGACGAGACGGCGGCCTGCCATCAACGGGTCGACGATCTTTTCTCCGAAATGGATCTGGGGCAGCTCGCAACCTATCGACTGTTTCTGGCTTCTCAGGCGGCCGCTTTCATTCCGGTCGAAAAGGCCATCATCGACGGGGGCATCGGGCAAAGCGTGCCCCAGCTTGTCGATCACAAACGTGGGCCGCTTATCCTCGACGATCTGGCGGACCTGCGGACCGATGTGCCCGATCCGCTGCTGCCTCCGGCGATGAAGAGCGAGGCCGCGCTGCTGGGGGCTGCCTATGTGCTCGAAGGATCCCGATTGGGCGGCGCGATCTTGCGCAAGGCGGTGCCGGCCGAATTTCCTTCCCGCTTTCTAAGCGCCCCGACGACGCTCAGATGGTCGGCCTTCGCGGACATTCTCGAACGGCGCCTCGTGACGGAGGAGCAGGTGAATGCCGCCGCGGCGAGCGCGCGCGACGTCTTTGAGATGTTCGAGCGCGCGGCAATCCTGAGCCTGCAGAAGCACGGCGCCTCCGGGTAA
- a CDS encoding cation diffusion facilitator family transporter, with protein sequence MAHDHGGHAHNHAAGANSKMLAWALALTTTFLVAELIGAYIFNSLALLSDAAHMFTDAAALAIALAAVKIGQRPADEKRTFGYRRFEILAAAFNALLLFAVAAYVLYEGIRRFLEPSEVQSTGMLIVATIGLVVNIIAMRLLVAGKDKSLNVKGAYLEVWADMLGSIGVIAGAGVIMATGWQWVDPLVAIGIGLWVLPRTWILLKDTTRILLEGVPSGISLAEVRKAIAVVPGVAGVHDLHVWSLTSDDNSLSTHVKLSEGADFETVRIAIAAVLHERFELQHSTIQVEREDCEDADALHP encoded by the coding sequence ATGGCGCATGATCACGGTGGGCACGCCCACAACCACGCGGCGGGCGCCAACAGCAAGATGCTGGCCTGGGCCCTCGCCCTTACGACCACTTTCCTCGTCGCCGAGCTGATTGGGGCCTACATCTTCAACAGCCTCGCGCTACTCTCCGACGCGGCGCATATGTTTACCGACGCAGCGGCCTTGGCAATTGCTCTGGCTGCCGTGAAGATCGGCCAGCGGCCAGCCGACGAGAAGCGAACCTTTGGCTACCGGCGCTTCGAGATTCTGGCGGCCGCCTTCAACGCTCTGCTGCTCTTCGCGGTGGCGGCCTACGTCCTTTACGAAGGCATCCGCCGGTTCCTTGAGCCCAGTGAGGTGCAATCGACCGGGATGTTGATCGTAGCCACGATCGGACTCGTCGTGAACATCATTGCCATGCGCCTGCTGGTCGCCGGCAAAGACAAGAGCCTGAACGTAAAGGGTGCATACCTAGAAGTCTGGGCAGACATGCTCGGATCGATAGGTGTGATCGCCGGTGCCGGTGTGATCATGGCAACCGGTTGGCAGTGGGTCGACCCGCTGGTCGCCATTGGCATCGGCCTATGGGTGCTTCCGCGTACATGGATACTTCTCAAGGACACCACGCGCATCCTGCTGGAGGGAGTGCCGAGCGGCATCAGCCTGGCCGAAGTTAGGAAAGCAATAGCCGTCGTCCCCGGCGTGGCTGGTGTTCACGATCTGCATGTCTGGTCGCTTACTAGCGACGACAACAGCCTCTCCACCCACGTCAAACTCAGCGAAGGAGCCGATTTCGAAACGGTGCGGATCGCGATCGCTGCCGTGTTGCACGAGCGCTTCGAGCTGCAGCATTCGACGATTCAGGTTGAACGTGAAGACTGTGAGGACGCCGATGCCCTTCATCCGTGA
- a CDS encoding PAS domain-containing protein, which yields MEVQVAQFASNNLRHVDFLSPVGFLCYEDDMPWNKISHDNLVRFVRETAAATWAVDADGYVLDVPEWSALTGQTAAEAEGDGWMNAIHPDDVERVAAAWRTAVAHSSHYNTDYRLRCADGSYRWFNARGVPVQGVNGETTSWIGIILAIPGASRPSRSLDAPRRTRPADQFEDISPAALRAARAILNWPADKLAERAGVARSTIRRLEDDAPSSTPRKASVQKILAVLAAEGVRFLGSGTRVMGILDPSASDPGNAGETNADVRRAGQTLQ from the coding sequence ATGGAAGTGCAAGTCGCGCAATTTGCTTCAAATAATCTGCGACATGTAGATTTTTTGTCACCTGTTGGGTTCTTATGTTACGAAGACGACATGCCTTGGAACAAAATAAGTCACGACAACCTCGTTAGATTTGTGCGTGAAACTGCCGCCGCGACCTGGGCGGTGGATGCGGACGGCTACGTCCTCGACGTTCCCGAATGGTCCGCCTTGACTGGGCAAACCGCGGCCGAAGCCGAAGGTGATGGCTGGATGAATGCAATCCATCCCGACGATGTTGAGAGGGTTGCTGCAGCCTGGAGGACGGCGGTCGCGCACAGCTCGCATTACAATACCGATTACCGGCTGCGGTGCGCCGACGGCAGTTATCGCTGGTTCAATGCGAGGGGCGTTCCGGTACAAGGCGTCAACGGCGAGACGACCTCGTGGATCGGCATCATCCTTGCGATTCCGGGTGCCTCCCGCCCTTCCCGCTCGCTTGATGCGCCCCGGCGGACGCGGCCAGCCGATCAGTTCGAGGACATTTCACCCGCCGCATTGCGCGCTGCCCGGGCCATCTTGAACTGGCCGGCCGACAAGTTGGCCGAGCGGGCCGGCGTTGCGCGCTCGACCATTCGCCGTCTGGAGGACGACGCGCCTTCCAGCACGCCGCGCAAGGCGAGCGTCCAGAAAATCCTCGCCGTGCTCGCGGCCGAAGGCGTCCGTTTTCTCGGGTCAGGCACGCGGGTGATGGGCATCCTCGACCCGAGCGCCTCGGACCCGGGCAACGCCGGTGAAACCAATGCCGATGTCAGGCGGGCAGGCCAGACGCTCCAATAA
- a CDS encoding GAF domain-containing protein has protein sequence MSTNPIQSDARERASNDDQAMVDVSALCALEQIQFLGEVQEHGFLLELSSDWIVRRASTNIGQFLPVDHFAILGLSAAEVLGRKVVHDLRSQLQIGDASGGVEAVLGAHIAGDDRQFDLRIHRSSDNLIVEGEVSVASSETMQLDVQKMLIQLQRLGNIEGVAKTAVRQVRALSGYDRVMCYRFHDDDSGEVIAESRRSGIEPFLGLRYPASDIPPQARALYLRNPLRAISDVTWDTYAVEPRIDVHGQRLDLSMADLRAVSPTHIQYLKNMGVAASMSLSIVVNGKLWGLLACHHHSGRVLSVATRQTLSTPACCPRRSNPQSARRCCNVRPMLVSCTCACCRACRAKARRWTTFFRS, from the coding sequence ATGTCGACCAATCCCATTCAATCCGACGCACGCGAACGAGCGTCGAACGATGATCAGGCGATGGTCGATGTGTCCGCTCTTTGCGCGCTCGAACAGATTCAGTTCCTCGGTGAGGTGCAGGAGCATGGATTCCTGCTGGAGCTGTCGTCGGATTGGATAGTACGCCGGGCATCGACCAACATCGGACAGTTCCTGCCGGTCGACCATTTCGCCATTCTCGGATTGTCGGCGGCAGAGGTGCTCGGACGCAAGGTGGTTCATGACCTGCGGTCGCAGTTGCAGATCGGCGATGCGTCCGGAGGCGTAGAGGCCGTCCTGGGCGCGCATATCGCAGGAGATGACCGGCAGTTCGACCTGCGGATTCACCGTTCGTCGGACAACCTCATCGTCGAAGGCGAGGTATCGGTCGCTTCGAGCGAGACGATGCAGTTGGACGTTCAGAAGATGTTGATCCAGCTGCAGCGGCTGGGAAACATCGAAGGCGTGGCGAAGACCGCGGTGCGCCAGGTTCGTGCCTTGTCCGGTTACGACCGTGTGATGTGCTATCGCTTCCATGACGACGATAGCGGTGAGGTCATTGCCGAGTCGCGGCGAAGCGGTATCGAGCCGTTTCTCGGTCTGCGTTATCCGGCCAGCGACATTCCGCCCCAGGCTCGGGCGCTGTATCTTCGCAACCCCCTCCGGGCGATCAGCGACGTCACCTGGGATACTTATGCGGTCGAGCCGCGGATCGATGTTCACGGTCAGCGACTTGATCTATCGATGGCCGATCTTCGGGCCGTCTCTCCCACCCACATCCAGTATCTGAAGAACATGGGCGTCGCGGCGTCCATGTCGCTGTCGATCGTGGTGAACGGCAAATTGTGGGGGCTTCTGGCCTGCCATCACCATTCTGGTCGCGTCCTTTCAGTCGCAACCCGGCAAACCCTTTCTACGCCAGCGTGCTGTCCTCGAAGGTCGAATCCGCAAAGCGCGCGGAGGTGCTGCAACGTCAGGCCGATGCTCGTGTCATGCACATGCGCATGCTGTCGCGCGTGTCGAGCGAAAGCGCGTCGATGGACGACCTTTTTCCGCTCATGA
- a CDS encoding CusA/CzcA family heavy metal efflux RND transporter, translating into MIERILDAAIRFRWATIGLTLVIALYGAFQLLKLPIDAVPDITNKQVQVNVTAPQFGPLDMERLVTFPMETTLAGIPGLDYTRSISRNGFAQVTAVFDEEVDIYFARQQVAERLAQASESLPDGVQPQMGPVSTGLGEVLMWSVDYQATATAKNPKIAGRPGFQPDGSYLTIEGERLTDEVSRLAYLRTIQDWVIRPQLRNVAGLAGVDSIGGYEKQFVVQPDPARLASYGVSFTELADALEGSNISVGANFIQRAGEAFLVRADARIRHIDEIGGTVIANRNGVAVRVSDVANVRLGGELRTGAASYNGKEVVVGTALMLAGANSRVVAEAVAERLNEVAKSLPPGVKVTPLYDRSALVDATISTVEKNLIEGALLVIAVLFWLLGNIRAAIIAALVIPLSFLMMAIGMTRYGVSGNLMSLGALDFGLIVDGSIIIIENCLQRLAERQHREGRLLQLSERLHEVFQAAKEMVRPTLYGQAIILLVFAPLLTFTGVEGKMFTPMAITVMFALVGAFILSLTFVPAMVAVLIKGKVAEKDVAVIRWTKEQYEPLLGKVLSRPKPWIGAGLGVFALAGVLFTTLGQEFIPQLDEGDASVQAIRIPSTSLDQSLDMQLRVERAISSLPEVAFIYSKTGTAEVATDPMPQNISDSFVILKPSKEWPEGVASKDDVVERIEQKMGSLTGNAFEVSQPIEMRFNELIAGVRGDVAIKVFGDDLAQLETVAAQVAASISKVEGTADLRSEQTAGFPTLEVVFNRAAIASYGLTVEEVANTVAAALGGREAGIVFEGDRRFDIVVRLDNATRDNLEAIGALPVMLENSGASARTSVPLREVASFRFADGVNQVSRENGQRRVVVQANVRGRDLGSYVEAARDAVEREVKLPPGVFIEWGGQYENLQAASARLSLVIPAVFLLIFGILYMALRSFSSALAVYSAVPLGLAGGVFGLVIAGFPFSISAAVGFIVLSGVTVLNGLVVMTSIQQRIGAGESIDASIRGGMMERVRAVLMTGVVPAIGFVPMALATGRGAEVQKPLAVVVIAGLIVATLLTLFVLPAISHFLLHRARARHVQGDYGNEDPLGREPVLAE; encoded by the coding sequence ATGATTGAGCGTATTCTCGACGCTGCGATCCGCTTCCGCTGGGCCACGATCGGTCTGACCTTGGTGATCGCTCTCTATGGCGCCTTTCAGCTTCTCAAGCTGCCGATCGATGCCGTTCCTGACATCACCAACAAGCAGGTCCAAGTAAACGTCACCGCACCCCAGTTCGGCCCGCTCGACATGGAACGGCTGGTTACTTTTCCGATGGAAACGACTCTCGCTGGTATCCCAGGCCTAGACTACACAAGGTCGATTTCGCGCAACGGCTTCGCGCAGGTGACGGCAGTGTTCGACGAAGAGGTCGACATTTACTTCGCCCGCCAGCAGGTCGCCGAACGGCTGGCTCAAGCGAGCGAAAGTCTGCCCGACGGCGTCCAGCCGCAAATGGGGCCTGTCTCCACCGGACTTGGCGAAGTCCTGATGTGGTCGGTTGATTATCAAGCCACGGCAACGGCGAAGAACCCAAAGATCGCTGGACGCCCCGGCTTCCAGCCCGATGGCTCCTATCTCACCATCGAAGGCGAAAGACTTACCGATGAGGTCTCCAGGCTGGCCTACCTCAGGACCATCCAAGACTGGGTGATCCGGCCGCAGCTGCGCAACGTGGCCGGGCTGGCCGGTGTCGATAGCATTGGGGGCTACGAAAAGCAGTTCGTGGTCCAGCCAGACCCGGCACGTTTGGCATCCTACGGTGTGTCGTTCACCGAGCTCGCTGATGCTCTCGAAGGCTCGAACATCTCCGTCGGTGCCAACTTCATCCAGCGTGCCGGCGAAGCCTTCCTCGTGCGAGCCGACGCCCGCATCCGGCACATCGACGAGATCGGCGGCACCGTCATCGCCAATCGCAATGGCGTAGCGGTCCGTGTGTCGGATGTGGCCAACGTTCGTTTGGGCGGTGAACTCCGCACGGGTGCTGCCTCCTACAACGGCAAGGAAGTCGTCGTCGGAACGGCGCTGATGTTGGCTGGCGCAAACAGCCGGGTCGTGGCCGAAGCCGTTGCCGAGCGCCTGAACGAGGTGGCTAAGTCCCTTCCACCGGGCGTGAAGGTGACGCCTCTGTATGACCGCTCAGCGCTCGTGGATGCTACTATTTCGACGGTGGAGAAGAACCTGATCGAGGGCGCCCTTCTCGTCATTGCCGTACTGTTTTGGCTGCTCGGAAACATCCGAGCCGCCATCATCGCGGCGCTAGTAATCCCGCTCTCATTCCTGATGATGGCGATCGGCATGACTCGCTACGGGGTGTCGGGAAATCTGATGAGCCTCGGCGCCCTCGACTTCGGTTTGATCGTCGATGGCTCAATCATCATCATCGAGAACTGCCTGCAAAGGCTAGCCGAGCGACAGCATCGCGAAGGCCGCCTCCTCCAGCTGTCCGAGCGGCTCCACGAGGTGTTCCAGGCTGCGAAGGAAATGGTCCGCCCAACCCTCTACGGGCAGGCGATCATTCTTCTCGTGTTCGCGCCCTTGCTCACCTTCACCGGCGTCGAAGGCAAGATGTTCACCCCGATGGCAATCACCGTCATGTTCGCTCTTGTCGGTGCCTTCATCCTCTCGCTCACCTTCGTTCCAGCGATGGTGGCCGTGCTGATCAAGGGCAAGGTTGCGGAGAAAGATGTCGCGGTCATTCGCTGGACCAAGGAGCAGTATGAGCCGCTCCTCGGCAAGGTGCTTTCGCGACCCAAGCCGTGGATTGGCGCCGGCCTTGGGGTTTTCGCCCTCGCCGGCGTTCTGTTCACGACCTTGGGTCAGGAGTTCATCCCGCAGCTCGATGAAGGGGACGCCTCAGTCCAAGCGATCCGGATTCCTTCGACCTCCCTCGATCAATCCCTCGATATGCAATTAAGGGTTGAGCGGGCAATCTCGTCACTTCCCGAGGTCGCTTTCATCTACTCTAAGACCGGCACGGCCGAGGTCGCAACAGACCCCATGCCGCAGAATATCTCCGACTCTTTCGTCATCCTGAAGCCTAGCAAGGAGTGGCCGGAGGGCGTCGCCAGCAAAGACGACGTGGTCGAGCGCATCGAGCAGAAGATGGGTTCGCTCACCGGCAATGCCTTCGAAGTCAGTCAGCCGATCGAAATGCGCTTCAATGAATTGATTGCCGGCGTTCGTGGCGATGTCGCGATCAAGGTGTTCGGTGATGATCTGGCTCAACTCGAAACCGTTGCCGCTCAGGTCGCAGCGTCGATCAGCAAGGTCGAAGGCACGGCAGACCTTCGTTCCGAACAGACCGCCGGGTTCCCGACCTTGGAGGTGGTGTTCAACCGAGCCGCAATCGCGAGCTACGGGCTGACTGTTGAAGAGGTAGCAAACACCGTAGCCGCAGCCCTTGGCGGCCGCGAAGCTGGCATTGTCTTCGAAGGCGATCGCCGCTTCGACATTGTGGTGCGGCTCGACAACGCTACCCGCGACAATCTCGAAGCCATTGGCGCACTGCCGGTCATGCTGGAGAACAGCGGCGCCAGCGCTCGCACCTCGGTGCCGCTTCGTGAGGTCGCCAGCTTTCGCTTCGCCGACGGGGTTAATCAGGTCAGCCGGGAAAACGGACAGCGGCGCGTGGTCGTCCAAGCCAATGTTCGTGGTCGCGATCTCGGCTCCTATGTCGAGGCTGCGCGCGATGCGGTCGAGCGCGAGGTTAAGCTGCCCCCCGGCGTCTTCATCGAGTGGGGTGGTCAGTATGAGAACCTACAAGCCGCCTCAGCGAGACTTTCTCTCGTGATCCCGGCGGTGTTCCTGCTGATCTTCGGCATCCTCTACATGGCTCTACGTAGCTTCAGCTCGGCGCTCGCGGTCTACTCAGCCGTGCCTCTTGGGCTGGCTGGAGGCGTCTTCGGCTTGGTAATTGCGGGCTTCCCCTTTTCAATCTCGGCAGCTGTTGGCTTCATCGTGCTGTCCGGAGTTACCGTGCTCAATGGCTTGGTCGTGATGACCAGTATCCAGCAGCGGATTGGCGCGGGCGAAAGCATCGATGCCAGCATTCGTGGCGGCATGATGGAGAGGGTTCGGGCTGTTCTAATGACGGGTGTTGTCCCGGCGATTGGGTTTGTGCCGATGGCCTTGGCCACAGGCCGTGGTGCGGAAGTCCAGAAACCGCTGGCGGTCGTGGTAATCGCCGGTCTCATCGTGGCGACCCTACTCACGCTCTTCGTGCTCCCGGCGATCAGCCACTTCCTCCTGCACAGGGCTCGAGCCCGCCATGTCCAAGGTGACTACGGAAATGAGGATCCGCTCGGTCGCGAACCTGTTCTGGCCGAATGA
- a CDS encoding HWE histidine kinase domain-containing protein, whose protein sequence is MAELNHRVRNILGLIVGLVRQCADGAADIASFSEEVNTRVLALARAHDQLTSNGWGARSITRMIEVEAGAYLGVKAERVHITGDDAAIEPDAFATVALVVHELITNAAKYGAFRDSHGVVRIHLECDDDYGLSLTWKEEGGKIVTEPTRRGFGSTIIERAIPHELGGSAEVFFEPDGLRASLFIPRNYVTKCEQSEASEVAAIKPVKGSTLERLEGEVLLVEDNLLIALETEGMLLSIGASDVQVCSNVSSALDYLSSHRPTFAILDYNLGKEQSVKVAERLAALQIPFIFATGYGDSTMIDPKFRDRPILTKPYSAVNVLSGFERAS, encoded by the coding sequence ATCGCGGAACTTAACCACCGGGTCCGCAACATCCTCGGCCTGATCGTCGGGCTGGTTCGGCAATGCGCGGACGGTGCGGCCGACATTGCGAGTTTCTCGGAAGAGGTGAATACCCGGGTGCTTGCCCTGGCGCGGGCCCACGATCAGCTGACCAGCAACGGCTGGGGAGCGCGCTCCATCACCCGGATGATCGAAGTCGAGGCCGGCGCCTATCTCGGGGTCAAGGCGGAGCGGGTGCACATCACCGGCGACGACGCGGCGATCGAGCCCGATGCCTTTGCAACGGTTGCGCTAGTGGTGCACGAACTGATCACCAACGCCGCCAAATATGGCGCCTTCCGCGATTCGCATGGTGTGGTCCGGATCCATCTCGAATGTGATGACGATTACGGATTGTCGCTGACCTGGAAGGAAGAAGGCGGCAAGATCGTGACCGAGCCCACGCGGCGCGGCTTCGGATCGACGATCATCGAGCGCGCCATTCCGCATGAACTGGGCGGCAGTGCCGAGGTTTTCTTTGAGCCGGACGGATTGCGGGCCAGCCTGTTCATTCCGCGCAATTACGTGACGAAATGCGAGCAATCGGAGGCGTCCGAAGTCGCGGCGATCAAGCCGGTCAAGGGAAGCACTCTCGAGCGCCTGGAAGGCGAAGTCCTGCTGGTCGAAGACAATCTGCTTATCGCGCTCGAGACCGAGGGAATGCTGCTTTCGATCGGTGCCAGCGACGTGCAGGTGTGTTCGAACGTCAGCAGCGCGCTCGACTATCTTTCGAGCCATCGGCCGACCTTTGCCATTCTCGATTACAATCTCGGCAAGGAACAGAGCGTAAAGGTGGCCGAGCGGCTGGCGGCGCTGCAGATCCCCTTCATCTTCGCGACCGGTTACGGCGACAGCACGATGATCGATCCCAAGTTCCGCGATCGTCCGATCCTGACCAAGCCTTATTCGGCGGTGAATGTCCTGAGCGGGTTCGAACGCGCCAGCTGA
- a CDS encoding TniB family NTP-binding protein: MAEHMNTFVRADNGMEGRLERPSERSRRVAEARAKFRAIRLPYPRQDELVAALDELRLTGQLSKGQTQGGVRLIANTGSGKTVGAERFKSYVEAAGEHAPGSQPVVIATVDGSGTTRSIPASILKAMGVPRPEHGAEPVLWMRAFDALERYETQLLIIDEFNRAARRPTMSSAIATALRDVMDRGIVPMAFLATEEARDVFKRSPDLAGRLDAPVTMDPLDWLVEEDRELFVGFVAGLDRELMRQRILRTSSGLAEEALARTLCEAANGNLRQLCRIIETALAAVVRRDDLAIASEDLADAVDDWSIANHCISYNPFRAK, encoded by the coding sequence ATGGCCGAACACATGAACACCTTCGTCCGAGCGGATAACGGCATGGAGGGGCGCTTGGAGCGTCCCTCCGAGCGCTCCCGCCGTGTGGCAGAGGCACGCGCCAAGTTTCGCGCGATCCGCCTCCCCTACCCTCGTCAGGATGAGCTAGTCGCCGCCTTGGATGAGCTTCGCCTTACCGGTCAACTCTCTAAGGGCCAGACGCAGGGAGGAGTTCGCCTCATTGCCAACACCGGTTCCGGCAAGACCGTTGGAGCTGAGCGGTTCAAGAGCTACGTCGAGGCGGCGGGCGAGCATGCTCCGGGGTCCCAGCCGGTGGTCATCGCCACGGTCGACGGCTCTGGCACCACTCGCTCCATCCCCGCGAGCATCTTGAAAGCGATGGGAGTCCCGAGACCAGAACACGGGGCTGAGCCGGTCCTGTGGATGCGTGCTTTCGACGCGTTGGAACGCTACGAGACCCAGCTGCTGATCATCGATGAGTTCAATCGCGCTGCGCGGCGCCCGACCATGAGTTCGGCAATTGCCACTGCCCTCCGCGACGTCATGGATCGTGGCATCGTGCCGATGGCTTTTCTCGCTACGGAGGAGGCTCGCGACGTCTTCAAGCGCAGCCCCGACCTTGCTGGGCGGCTGGATGCCCCTGTCACGATGGATCCTCTCGACTGGCTTGTGGAGGAGGACCGCGAACTTTTCGTCGGGTTCGTAGCCGGCCTAGACCGGGAACTCATGAGGCAGCGCATTTTGCGCACTTCCTCCGGCCTTGCAGAGGAGGCCCTCGCACGCACGCTGTGCGAAGCGGCGAACGGCAATCTCCGCCAGCTGTGCCGCATCATTGAAACTGCTCTCGCGGCTGTTGTGCGGCGAGACGATCTCGCGATCGCAAGCGAGGACCTTGCGGACGCGGTCGATGATTGGTCGATCGCCAACCACTGCATCTCCTACAACCCGTTCCGAGCTAAGTAG